Genomic segment of Thermodesulfovibrionales bacterium:
TAGGGCTTGAAAGCGGAGCTGATGACTACATAGTAAAACCCTTTGAGACCCTCGAGTTAATTGCAAGGATAAGGGCCTGCCTCAGAAGGACAAAGCCAAAAACAGAGGAACTGAAAATAGGAAATCTGGTCATAGATATGAAAAGAAGAGAGGTCAAAAAATCAGGAAAGCCCGTAGAGCTCACCCCAAAGGAATACAACATATTATGCTATCTTGCAGAAAATAGAGACAGGGTTGTAACGAGACAGGAACTGAAAGAACACCTCTGGAAGGATAATAAACTCTATTCCTGGAGCAGGGTCATAGATGTTCACATAATGCATCTGAGAGAAAAGTTAGAGGATAATCCCTCTGAACCATCTTATATTATTACTATTCCAGGTGCTGGATATAAGTTCAGAGAAGAGTAATTATCCCTCTCGATCATCAAGGCAGAAATAGGCAAGATATACATTATTTATACCATCTATTTCCTTAAGACTATCAAGCTCCTTTCTTATACGTCTCTCTATATCTCCTACACCTACAAAATCCCTTTCAATAAGGAATACTATTTTTTCTTCATTTACGCCATGAATCTCCACATTTCTTTTCTTCAGTGCCTCGATTACAGAATATATTGAATCCTTATTATTAACCTCTATAAATCCGCTCACAATAATCACCGCTACCGCCTGAAAACAATTTTTATAAGTCTCTCCTTTGTACTGCAGGCTTCCACACACCTTCCACAGTAAATACAGTTTGTATCTCTCAGGGAATTCTGTTCGTGAAAGGCAGTGAGTTTTATATTCATATAACAGACCTCCTCACAGTAATAGCACCGAGCACACTGACCTTCTATGAATCTTAATCTTATAAGGCTGAACCTATTGAATACTCCATAGACCTTTCCAACCGGACAGATCACCCTGCACCATAGTCTCGGAAAGAAATATTCCAGGGTAAGGAGAAAAAATATTACCAGGGCTGAATAGATTATAACGGTGCCTTCTACTGGAAGACCAGATAAATAAAATACACTGCCTGTTATAAGCCTGAAGAAATTAGTTAAATGGGAAATATAGTTTGTAAAAAATGGAATGCCCAGCAATGCAGAGACGCCGAGCAAAATACCTGCTATAATATAGCCTGAAGCAGGGGAAATTTTTACTGCCCTGCTGTTAAGCCTTCCTGCTCTACTACTGCTAATCATCTCAAAAAGAAAATCCA
This window contains:
- a CDS encoding response regulator transcription factor, with the translated sequence MKKPLILIVDDDPDILRVLKANLELHNFSVLTAESCSSAKKFFSEKRPDLIILDIMLPDGDGVEICKEIRKKAPDLPIIMLTAKDKLSDKIIGLESGADDYIVKPFETLELIARIRACLRRTKPKTEELKIGNLVIDMKRREVKKSGKPVELTPKEYNILCYLAENRDRVVTRQELKEHLWKDNKLYSWSRVIDVHIMHLREKLEDNPSEPSYIITIPGAGYKFREE
- a CDS encoding chaperone NapD produces the protein MIIVSGFIEVNNKDSIYSVIEALKKRNVEIHGVNEEKIVFLIERDFVGVGDIERRIRKELDSLKEIDGINNVYLAYFCLDDREG
- a CDS encoding 4Fe-4S binding protein gives rise to the protein MNTDRERNEGVFKNKIKIFQLRRFVTLGIIFLFLLQFLRIKVLVGGLSGSISLWVLKLIDVFAYFESLIASRDFSKEAFLSLLPVIAIYSVFGRAFCGWVCPMDFLFEMISSSRAGRLNSRAVKISPASGYIIAGILLGVSALLGIPFFTNYISHLTNFFRLITGSVFYLSGLPVEGTVIIYSALVIFFLLTLEYFFPRLWCRVICPVGKVYGVFNRFSLIRLRFIEGQCARCYYCEEVCYMNIKLTAFHEQNSLRDTNCIYCGRCVEACSTKERLIKIVFRR